A window from Leptothermofonsia sichuanensis E412 encodes these proteins:
- a CDS encoding DUF4347 domain-containing protein — translation MLNTQRSTSFLLYLEGKIYTPAKYISSIHIVSHGEAGGIRLGSDWLNLNSLQTYASQLQSWGTALTEDADILLYGCNVAEGELGQAFVQIMSQLTGADIAASSNLTGSAALGGDWVLEVNTGNIEALLPFASSVLVNYGSILPVGPDGFGYIAASTQLQLIDLVPGAPDVFNTGLVGDDPPVFQLIWEAIPSASMGRATPETINCLSVPMD, via the coding sequence GTGCTCAACACTCAACGGTCTACCTCATTTCTACTTTATCTAGAGGGTAAAATCTATACCCCGGCAAAGTATATTTCCAGCATCCACATTGTTTCCCACGGAGAAGCGGGCGGCATTCGCCTGGGCAGCGACTGGCTGAACCTCAACAGCCTGCAAACCTACGCCAGCCAGCTCCAGTCCTGGGGTACTGCCCTGACGGAGGATGCGGATATTTTGCTCTATGGCTGTAATGTGGCAGAAGGCGAACTGGGTCAGGCTTTTGTGCAAATCATGAGCCAGTTGACCGGGGCAGATATTGCCGCCTCCAGTAACCTGACTGGGAGTGCTGCTCTGGGAGGAGACTGGGTACTGGAAGTGAATACAGGCAACATCGAGGCATTATTACCGTTTGCATCCAGTGTCCTGGTCAATTACGGGTCAATTTTACCTGTTGGACCCGACGGCTTTGGCTACATCGCAGCATCTACTCAGCTTCAGTTAATTGACCTGGTGCCAGGCGCTCCCGATGTATTTAATACGGGTCTGGTAGGAGATGACCCCCCGGTCTTCCAATTGATCTGGGAAGCAATACCTTCCGCTTCTATGGGCAGAGCTACACCGGAAACAATCAACTGTTTGTCAGTGCCAATGGACTGA
- a CDS encoding transposase — translation MRNTPCLSEDLIILRVDAGVALPEILQVCEHSGVGYVIDFARNAVTERKMSDFLERARLQFFKTKRMQMLLERGMQ, via the coding sequence ATGCGCAACACGCCGTGCCTTTCCGAGGATCTCATCATCCTGCGAGTGGATGCAGGCGTTGCCTTGCCTGAAATCTTGCAGGTCTGTGAGCATTCTGGGGTCGGCTATGTCATTGACTTTGCTCGCAATGCGGTGACTGAGCGCAAAATGAGTGACTTCCTGGAACGGGCACGCTTACAATTCTTCAAGACCAAAAGGATGCAGATGCTTCTGGAGCGTGGAATGCAATAA
- a CDS encoding IS66 family transposase, whose protein sequence is MKELPDLKQLTDSDKDRLIQTLWDELQKLQQKKPKKTSKNSSLPPAQGFKAAVSEPSGSQEINRSASVGRCGGGRKLTPNPDQIIRAEVNRCKTCGVSLSGTLQQLLQRYEKVEIPPIHPVVTQVERYGCTCPGCGEVQLAPVPVGLEPGSPFGDGVAALVTTLRYGHAISYARLSQLMSEVFNLAISEGALASLFQRVKTQLDPSIAAIVQRLRSSRLVGSDETSARLRGKTVWEWVFQNAQVCLHVIRPSRGAEVIEHVMAGHRPEIWVSDLFSAQKKHPASDWQVCLAHQLRDCQYGIDAGDTIFSPRMKRLVLRACAWHRRWEQLSASTQYQYRCRINRELDQALALCPTQADGIRLGRVLDLLF, encoded by the coding sequence ATGAAAGAGCTTCCAGACCTCAAGCAACTCACAGACTCTGATAAGGACAGGCTGATCCAGACACTGTGGGATGAGCTGCAAAAGTTGCAACAAAAGAAGCCGAAAAAGACATCCAAGAATTCCAGTTTACCCCCTGCTCAAGGATTCAAAGCAGCAGTTAGCGAGCCTTCTGGCTCCCAAGAGATAAATCGAAGTGCGAGTGTGGGACGCTGTGGTGGTGGGCGTAAGCTGACTCCGAATCCCGACCAAATTATCCGCGCCGAAGTGAACAGGTGCAAAACTTGTGGTGTGAGTCTGTCTGGAACCCTTCAGCAATTGCTGCAACGCTATGAAAAAGTGGAGATTCCACCGATTCACCCGGTTGTGACTCAAGTGGAACGGTATGGTTGCACCTGTCCGGGTTGTGGAGAAGTTCAATTGGCTCCAGTTCCGGTGGGACTAGAACCCGGCAGTCCCTTCGGCGATGGGGTGGCGGCCTTAGTCACGACGTTGCGCTACGGTCATGCAATCAGCTATGCGCGGCTGAGTCAACTGATGTCGGAGGTGTTCAATTTAGCGATTTCCGAAGGTGCTTTGGCAAGTCTTTTTCAACGAGTCAAAACGCAATTAGACCCATCGATTGCGGCGATTGTGCAGCGCTTACGCAGTTCCCGACTGGTCGGCAGCGATGAAACCAGTGCGCGGCTGAGAGGCAAGACGGTATGGGAATGGGTGTTTCAAAATGCTCAAGTCTGCTTGCATGTGATTCGCCCGTCCCGTGGGGCAGAGGTGATTGAGCACGTGATGGCAGGGCATCGTCCTGAGATTTGGGTGTCGGATTTGTTCAGCGCTCAAAAGAAACATCCTGCGTCAGATTGGCAAGTCTGCTTAGCCCATCAGTTGCGCGATTGTCAGTATGGCATTGATGCCGGGGATACGATCTTTTCGCCTCGGATGAAGCGGTTAGTCTTACGCGCTTGTGCTTGGCATCGACGCTGGGAGCAATTGTCTGCTTCGACGCAATATCAATATCGCTGCCGGATCAACCGAGAATTAGACCAAGCACTCGCCCTGTGTCCGACTCAAGCCGATGGCATTCGGCTGGGTCGTGTTCTAGACTTGTTGTTTTAG
- a CDS encoding thiamine phosphate synthase: MGDCNHQAQFERSKLYRILDANLDRAREGLRVIEEWCRFGLDDIQLSKECKDLRQEIGQWHSAEIRAARDTPGDAGTELSHTQELQRLSVQQVLAANFCRTQEALRVLEEYGKIHSSDMGVAFKQMRYRVYTLESTLIPYQRQHLLKSSRLYLVTSPTDNLVAIVEAALRGGLTLVQYRDKDANDRVRLENASKLCQLCHDYGALFIVNDRVDLALTVGADGVHLGQEDLPIALARQLLGSQYLIGCSTHCPEDLHCAIQEGADYIGVGPIYETPTKEGRRAVGLDYARYAAEHATVPWFAIGGIDSKNLPDVLNAKARRIAVVRAIMQAEDPTLMTQHFLSKLA, encoded by the coding sequence CGATTGCAACCATCAGGCTCAATTTGAACGGAGCAAGCTTTACCGAATTCTGGATGCGAATTTGGATCGCGCCCGTGAAGGTTTGCGGGTCATTGAAGAGTGGTGCCGGTTTGGCCTGGATGATATTCAGTTGAGCAAAGAGTGTAAGGATTTACGGCAGGAGATTGGGCAATGGCACTCTGCTGAAATTCGTGCTGCCAGGGATACTCCTGGTGATGCTGGGACGGAACTGAGTCATACTCAGGAGCTACAGCGATTGAGTGTTCAACAAGTTCTGGCAGCAAACTTTTGTCGGACGCAGGAAGCATTGCGGGTCCTAGAAGAATATGGAAAAATCCATAGCTCAGACATGGGAGTAGCTTTTAAGCAAATGCGTTACCGGGTTTACACTCTGGAAAGCACTTTGATACCTTATCAGCGCCAGCATTTGCTAAAAAGCTCACGGCTCTATCTGGTTACTTCTCCAACAGATAACTTAGTTGCTATTGTTGAAGCTGCTCTCCGGGGAGGGCTGACGCTGGTTCAGTACCGGGACAAGGATGCAAATGACCGGGTCAGGTTAGAGAATGCTTCTAAGCTTTGCCAGTTATGTCATGACTACGGGGCGTTATTTATTGTCAACGATCGCGTTGATTTAGCCCTCACTGTTGGTGCCGATGGTGTCCATCTGGGTCAAGAGGATCTTCCGATTGCTCTCGCACGGCAACTACTTGGCTCTCAGTATTTAATCGGGTGCTCCACCCATTGTCCTGAAGACCTGCATTGTGCCATCCAGGAAGGGGCAGATTACATTGGTGTAGGTCCTATTTATGAAACTCCGACCAAAGAGGGTAGACGTGCTGTCGGACTGGACTATGCCCGATATGCGGCTGAACATGCCACAGTTCCCTGGTTTGCGATTGGTGGCATTGATTCCAAAAACTTGCCGGATGTGTTGAATGCCAAAGCCAGACGAATTGCCGTCGTTCGTGCCATTATGCAGGCTGAAGATCCGACATTAATGACCCAGCATTTTCTATCTAAATTGGCTTAA
- a CDS encoding IS1 family transposase (programmed frameshift), which yields MVLEPIHCPVCDGIEVIKHGTTPDGKQRYFCQNSGCHRRTFILQYTYQGYLPEVKQQISDMAMNGSGIRDTARVLHISPTTVIEELKKDRQLKAVNELKLAELEPAQSIVKLCQWEDTEAEADEMWSFVQSKAQQRWLWHAIDHHSGKILAYVLATHQDEAFLQLKALLEPFGIMQFYTDGWGTYERQLDPSLHTVGKQNTQKIERKHLTLRTRLKRLARKTICFSKSILMHDIVIGLFINRYEFGFAI from the exons ATGGTATTAGAACCAATTCACTGCCCTGTGTGTGATGGGATTGAGGTGATCAAACACGGCACAACACCAGACGGCAAACAGCGCTACTTTTGTCAAAACTCAGGATGCCATCGGCGCACCTTTATTTTGCAATACACCTATCAAGGGTATCTGCCTGAAGTCAAGCAACAAATCAGCGATATGGCAATGAATGGGAGTGGGATTCGAGACACTGCCCGTGTCCTTCACATTAGTCCAACGACGGTGATTGAGGAATTA AAAAAAGATCGTCAACTCAAAGCCGTGAATGAACTCAAACTGGCTGAGTTGGAACCCGCTCAAAGCATCGTAAAGCTTTGCCAGTGGGAAGATACAGAGGCAGAAGCCGATGAAATGTGGAGTTTTGTCCAGTCTAAAGCCCAGCAACGTTGGTTATGGCATGCAATTGACCATCACAGTGGAAAAATATTAGCTTATGTGTTGGCGACGCATCAAGATGAAGCATTCCTCCAACTCAAAGCGTTATTAGAACCGTTTGGAATTATGCAGTTTTACACAGATGGTTGGGGAACCTATGAGCGGCAGCTTGACCCAAGTCTTCATACCGTTGGCAAACAGAACACGCAGAAGATTGAGCGTAAGCATTTGACTTTACGCACGCGCTTGAAGCGATTAGCTCGCAAAACTATTTGCTTTTCTAAGTCCATTCTGATGCATGACATTGTGATTGGGCTATTTATTAACCGTTATGAGTTTGGTTTTGCTATCTAA
- a CDS encoding DUF4347 domain-containing protein, whose amino-acid sequence MNFTPSPLSNPAQPLSPSPDSSFYASAALEKAPLLSAPVTSRSSLLFIDSTVEDYQSLMAGVNAGTEVYLLDSTQDAIAQITNTLMGREGIPCQGIVFTCLKD is encoded by the coding sequence ATGAACTTTACGCCTTCTCCCCTCTCAAACCCTGCTCAACCCCTTTCTCCTTCGCCCGATTCATCGTTTTACGCTTCAGCGGCTCTGGAAAAGGCCCCCCTCCTTTCCGCTCCAGTTACATCGCGCTCCTCACTCCTCTTCATTGACTCCACGGTTGAAGACTATCAAAGCCTGATGGCGGGGGTAAATGCAGGCACTGAAGTTTACCTGCTTGATTCAACCCAGGATGCGATCGCCCAGATCACCAATACCTTAATGGGACGGGAAGGTATACCTTGTCAGGGTATAGTTTTTACTTGTTTAAAGGACTGA
- a CDS encoding IS3 family transposase (programmed frameshift): MQRKQHSAEFKAKVAIEAIKGLKTVNELATEHGVHPTQIHQWKKQVLDELPGIFSSRRAQSQKEQEDLTASLYQQIGQLKVELDWLKKKLALSLDHKRQLVEPNHSDISVARQCELLDLARSSWYYKPVAVDAYELHLMNLIDAQYTKTPFYGIRRMTAWLRTQGEVVNHKRVARMMRQMGIEAIYPRPRTTIPADNARRYPYLLKGLTIDAPNLVWSTDITYIRLARGFVYLVAIIDWYSRYVLSWQLSNTMDIHFCLVALEQALQLGQPVIFNSDQGSQFTSHPFTSYLESRDIRISHDGKGRAFDNIFIERLWRSVKYEEVYLKDYSTVAVAMEGLGNYFEFYNHQRLHQALGNVLGLLFSLRRTG, encoded by the exons ATGCAGCGCAAACAACACAGTGCAGAATTCAAAGCCAAGGTCGCTATCGAAGCGATCAAAGGACTGAAAACGGTGAACGAACTGGCAACCGAACACGGGGTACATCCGACGCAGATCCACCAGTGGAAGAAACAAGTCCTTGACGAACTGCCCGGCATCTTCTCATCCCGGCGTGCCCAAAGCCAGAAGGAACAGGAGGACTTAACGGCAAGCCTGTATCAGCAGATTGGGCAACTCAAAGTCGAGTTGGACTGGTTGAAAAAAAAA CTGGCATTGTCGCTCGATCATAAACGCCAACTGGTGGAGCCAAATCATTCCGACATTAGTGTGGCACGTCAATGCGAATTGCTCGATTTAGCCCGCTCCAGTTGGTACTACAAGCCCGTTGCCGTAGACGCTTACGAGTTGCATCTGATGAATCTGATTGATGCTCAGTACACCAAAACGCCGTTTTATGGCATTCGCCGCATGACAGCGTGGCTGAGAACGCAGGGCGAAGTAGTCAATCATAAGCGGGTAGCACGAATGATGCGGCAAATGGGCATCGAAGCGATTTATCCTCGTCCCCGCACGACGATTCCTGCGGATAATGCACGACGTTATCCCTATCTGCTCAAAGGATTGACGATTGATGCGCCGAATTTAGTTTGGAGTACTGACATTACCTATATTCGGCTTGCCAGGGGCTTTGTGTATCTCGTTGCGATCATTGATTGGTACAGTCGCTATGTTCTCTCGTGGCAGTTGTCTAACACAATGGATATCCACTTCTGCCTGGTGGCACTGGAACAAGCCTTACAACTCGGACAGCCTGTGATCTTCAACTCCGACCAGGGCAGCCAGTTCACAAGCCATCCGTTCACGAGCTACCTGGAAAGCAGGGATATTCGGATCTCTCACGATGGCAAAGGACGAGCGTTCGACAACATCTTTATCGAACGGCTTTGGCGCAGTGTCAAATATGAGGAGGTGTATCTCAAAGATTATTCAACGGTCGCGGTTGCGATGGAGGGATTGGGGAACTACTTCGAGTTTTACAATCATCAGCGGTTACATCAGGCGTTGGGTAATGTTCTAGGTTTGTTGTTTTCCTTACGAAGAACTGGTTAG